A single genomic interval of Streptomyces sp. NBC_00663 harbors:
- the ectA gene encoding diaminobutyrate acetyltransferase: protein MTASPADLQAHPQNDLEIDRPSVTDGAALWRIARDSKALDLNSSYSYLLWCRDFAATSAVARDGRGEAVGFVTGYVRPDRPRTLLVWQVAVDDAYRGRGIAAALLDGLVERVGGEYGVTSVETTITPGNTASERLFGSFAERHDASLEREVLFPTRLFPDGPHDPEVLYRIGPLSP from the coding sequence ATGACTGCCTCACCAGCAGACCTGCAAGCCCACCCGCAGAACGACCTGGAAATCGACCGCCCGTCCGTGACGGACGGTGCCGCATTGTGGCGGATAGCGAGGGACTCGAAGGCCCTCGACCTGAACTCGTCCTACAGTTATCTGCTGTGGTGCCGCGACTTCGCCGCCACCTCGGCCGTCGCCCGGGACGGGCGCGGGGAAGCGGTCGGGTTCGTCACCGGCTATGTGCGACCCGACCGTCCGCGCACCCTCCTCGTCTGGCAGGTGGCCGTGGACGACGCCTACCGCGGGCGCGGCATCGCCGCCGCGCTGCTGGACGGGCTCGTCGAGCGGGTCGGTGGCGAGTACGGCGTGACGAGCGTCGAGACCACCATCACCCCCGGCAACACCGCCTCGGAGCGGCTGTTCGGTTCCTTCGCCGAGCGGCACGACGCCTCCCTGGAGCGCGAGGTGCTCTTCCCGACGCGCCTGTTCCCCGACGGTCCGCACGACCCCGAAGTCCTGTACCGCATCGGTCCCCTCTCCCCCTGA
- a CDS encoding ectoine synthase, translating to MIVRSFKDIEGTDRHVRSASGTWESKRIVLAKERVGFSLHETILYAGTETSMWYANHIEAVVCVEGEAELTDDETGRKYTITPGTMYLLDGHERHTMRIKEDFRCICVFNPPVTGREDHDENGVYPLLTEEV from the coding sequence GTGATCGTCCGTTCGTTCAAGGACATCGAAGGCACCGACCGGCACGTGAGGTCCGCGTCGGGGACCTGGGAGAGCAAACGCATCGTCCTCGCCAAGGAGAGGGTCGGCTTCTCGCTGCACGAGACGATCCTGTACGCGGGTACGGAGACGTCGATGTGGTACGCGAACCACATCGAGGCGGTCGTCTGCGTCGAGGGTGAGGCAGAGCTGACCGACGACGAGACCGGGCGGAAGTACACGATCACGCCCGGGACCATGTACCTCCTCGACGGGCACGAGCGGCACACGATGCGGATCAAGGAGGACTTCCGCTGCATCTGTGTGTTCAACCCGCCCGTGACCGGACGGGAGGACCACGACGAGAACGGTGTCTATCCGTTGCTGACCGAGGAGGTCTGA
- a CDS encoding amino acid ABC transporter ATP-binding protein, with the protein MTTTTEIQVQGLHKSFGDNEVLKGIDLEIRRGEVVCVIGPSGSGKSTLLRCVNLLEEPTRGRVFVGGTELTDPNVDIDAVRRRIGMVFQQFNLFPHLTVTENLTLPQRRVLRRGKAEAAKVAAENLERVGLSEKADAYPASLSGGQQQRVAIARSLSMGPEVMLFDEPTSALDPELVGDVLAVMRMLANEGMTMMVVTHEMTFAREVADRVVFMDGGVIVEDGTPAQVIGNPGHERTRHFLSRLLDPAMADVEEETSDQVGGESE; encoded by the coding sequence GTGACCACCACTACAGAGATCCAGGTCCAGGGCCTGCACAAGTCGTTCGGCGACAACGAGGTCCTCAAGGGCATCGACCTGGAGATCCGGCGCGGCGAGGTCGTCTGTGTCATCGGTCCCTCCGGCTCCGGCAAGTCGACACTGCTGCGCTGCGTGAACCTCCTCGAAGAGCCCACCCGGGGCCGGGTCTTCGTCGGCGGCACCGAACTCACCGACCCGAACGTCGACATCGACGCCGTACGCCGCCGTATCGGCATGGTCTTCCAGCAGTTCAACCTCTTCCCACACCTCACCGTGACCGAGAACCTCACGCTCCCGCAGCGCCGGGTCCTCAGGCGGGGCAAGGCGGAGGCGGCGAAGGTGGCCGCCGAGAACCTGGAACGGGTCGGCCTGTCGGAGAAGGCGGACGCCTACCCCGCCTCCCTCTCCGGCGGCCAGCAGCAGCGCGTCGCCATCGCCCGCTCGCTGTCCATGGGCCCCGAGGTGATGCTCTTCGACGAGCCGACCTCCGCGCTCGACCCCGAACTCGTCGGGGACGTCCTCGCGGTGATGCGCATGCTCGCCAACGAGGGGATGACGATGATGGTCGTCACCCACGAGATGACCTTCGCCCGTGAGGTCGCCGACCGGGTCGTCTTCATGGACGGCGGAGTGATCGTCGAGGACGGCACCCCCGCCCAGGTCATCGGCAACCCCGGCCACGAACGCACCCGCCACTTCCTCTCCCGCCTCCTCGACCCGGCGATGGCCGACGTGGAGGAGGAGACGTCCGACCAGGTGGGCGGCGAGAGCGAGTAG
- a CDS encoding DinB family protein, whose product MTTDTPHTLPDGRPVPLLTGPELPMLESWLEFHRATLALKCAGLDDAQARVAAVEPSALTLLGLVQHLAEVERNWFQRVIGGLDLPPVFDGDPSGYVLDPARTLEDALAIWRHEVERGRELYAGWSLDDTGRMVDAPLTGTEVSLRWVLIHMIEEYARHNGHADLLREGIDGVTGA is encoded by the coding sequence ATGACCACCGACACGCCCCACACCCTTCCCGACGGTCGTCCGGTCCCGCTCCTGACCGGTCCCGAACTTCCCATGCTGGAAAGCTGGTTGGAGTTCCATCGGGCCACGCTCGCGCTCAAGTGCGCGGGGCTCGACGACGCGCAGGCGCGGGTCGCCGCCGTCGAGCCCTCCGCCCTCACCCTGCTCGGGCTGGTGCAGCACCTCGCCGAGGTCGAGCGGAACTGGTTCCAGCGGGTGATCGGAGGGCTGGACCTGCCGCCCGTGTTCGACGGTGACCCGAGCGGGTACGTCCTCGATCCCGCGCGCACGCTCGAGGACGCGCTCGCGATCTGGCGTCACGAGGTCGAGCGGGGGCGGGAGCTGTACGCCGGGTGGTCCCTCGACGACACCGGGCGGATGGTGGACGCCCCCCTCACCGGGACCGAAGTCAGTCTGCGGTGGGTGCTGATCCACATGATCGAGGAATACGCTCGACACAACGGACATGCGGACCTCTTGCGGGAGGGAATCGACGGGGTAACCGGCGCCTAA
- a CDS encoding amino acid ABC transporter permease has product MADTDVQLQPKKKGLTRRQKRGLSRGAQYVLFVGAVIAFAVSADWGRLKNQFAQWDIAKEMFPDVITLALKNTVLYTLSGFAFGLVLGMVIALMRLSSVGPYRWFAGVYIEIFRGLPALLIFIFIGVAVPLAFPGTEIPGGTYGKVALALGLVAAAYMAETIRAGIQAVPKGQMEAARSLGFSPARAMVSIVIPQAFRIILPPLTNELVLLFKDSSLVLFLGVTLEERELSKYGRDLASQTANSTPILVAGLCYLLVTIPLGFVVRRMEAKAQEAVK; this is encoded by the coding sequence ATGGCCGATACCGACGTACAACTCCAGCCCAAGAAGAAGGGCCTGACCCGGCGTCAGAAGCGCGGCCTGTCGCGCGGCGCGCAGTACGTCCTGTTCGTCGGCGCCGTGATCGCCTTCGCGGTGTCGGCGGACTGGGGCCGGCTCAAGAACCAGTTCGCCCAGTGGGACATCGCGAAGGAGATGTTCCCGGACGTCATCACGCTGGCGCTCAAGAACACCGTGCTCTACACGCTGTCCGGCTTCGCCTTCGGACTCGTGCTCGGCATGGTCATCGCGCTGATGCGGCTGTCGTCGGTGGGTCCGTACCGCTGGTTCGCCGGCGTCTACATCGAGATCTTCCGCGGGCTGCCCGCCCTGCTGATCTTCATCTTCATCGGGGTGGCCGTGCCGCTGGCCTTCCCGGGGACCGAGATCCCCGGCGGCACCTACGGCAAGGTCGCGCTCGCGCTCGGCCTGGTCGCGGCGGCGTACATGGCCGAGACGATCCGCGCGGGCATCCAGGCGGTGCCCAAGGGGCAGATGGAGGCGGCCCGTTCGCTGGGCTTCTCACCGGCTCGCGCGATGGTCTCGATCGTCATCCCGCAGGCGTTCCGCATCATCCTGCCGCCGCTCACCAACGAACTCGTCCTGCTCTTCAAGGACTCCTCGCTGGTGCTGTTCCTCGGCGTCACCCTGGAGGAGCGCGAACTGTCCAAGTACGGCCGCGATCTGGCCAGCCAGACCGCCAACTCCACCCCGATCCTCGTCGCGGGCCTGTGCTATCTGCTGGTGACGATCCCGCTCGGCTTCGTCGTCCGCCGTATGGAGGCCAAGGCCCAGGAGGCGGTCAAGTGA
- the ectB gene encoding diaminobutyrate--2-oxoglutarate transaminase — MTITQPDLSVFETLESEVRSYCRGWPTVFDRAHGSRMYDEDGHEYLDFFAGAGSLNYGHNNPVLKRALIDYLERDGVTHGLDMSTTAKRAFLQTFQDLVLRPRDLPYKVMFPGPTGTNAVEAALKLARKVKGREAIVSFTNAFHGMSLGSLAVTGNAFKRAGAGIPLVHGTPMPFDNYFEGTVPDFLWFERLLEDQGSGLNKPAAVIVETVQGEGGINVARPEWLRALKELCERQDMLLIVDDIQMGCGRTGAFFSFEEAGITPDIVTVSKSISGYGLPMSLCLFKPELDVWEPGEHNGTFRGNNPAFVTATAALEMYWADGSAMEKQTRARGEQIEQGLIAITEENLADVKEYRGRGLVWGLEFHDKARAGRVAARAFELGLLIETSGPESEVVKLLPALTITPDELDEGLSVLARSVRETV, encoded by the coding sequence GTGACCATCACCCAGCCCGACCTCAGCGTCTTCGAGACCCTCGAGTCCGAGGTGCGCAGCTACTGCCGCGGCTGGCCCACCGTCTTCGACCGCGCGCACGGCAGCCGTATGTACGACGAGGACGGCCACGAGTACCTGGACTTCTTCGCCGGGGCCGGTTCGCTGAACTACGGGCACAACAACCCGGTCCTGAAACGGGCGTTGATCGACTACCTGGAGCGGGACGGCGTCACGCACGGGCTCGACATGTCGACCACCGCCAAGCGCGCGTTCCTGCAAACCTTCCAGGACCTGGTGCTGCGGCCGCGCGATCTGCCGTACAAGGTCATGTTCCCGGGCCCGACCGGCACCAACGCCGTCGAGGCCGCGCTCAAGCTGGCCCGGAAGGTGAAGGGGCGCGAGGCGATCGTGTCGTTCACCAACGCCTTCCACGGCATGTCGCTCGGCTCCCTCGCCGTCACCGGCAACGCCTTCAAGCGGGCTGGGGCCGGGATACCGCTGGTGCACGGCACGCCCATGCCGTTCGACAACTACTTCGAGGGGACCGTCCCCGACTTCCTGTGGTTCGAGCGGCTCCTGGAGGACCAGGGATCCGGGCTCAACAAGCCCGCCGCCGTGATCGTGGAGACCGTGCAGGGCGAGGGCGGCATCAACGTCGCCCGGCCCGAATGGCTGCGCGCGCTCAAGGAGTTGTGCGAGCGGCAGGACATGCTGCTCATCGTCGACGACATCCAGATGGGGTGCGGGCGCACCGGTGCCTTCTTCTCCTTCGAGGAGGCCGGCATCACACCCGACATCGTCACCGTCTCCAAGTCCATCAGCGGCTACGGCCTGCCGATGTCGCTGTGCCTGTTCAAGCCCGAGCTGGACGTCTGGGAGCCGGGCGAGCACAACGGCACCTTCCGCGGCAACAACCCGGCCTTCGTGACCGCGACCGCGGCCCTGGAGATGTACTGGGCCGACGGCTCGGCGATGGAGAAGCAGACCCGTGCGCGCGGCGAGCAGATCGAGCAGGGGCTCATCGCGATCACGGAGGAGAACCTCGCCGATGTGAAGGAGTACCGCGGCCGGGGTCTGGTGTGGGGCCTGGAGTTCCACGACAAGGCGCGGGCCGGACGGGTCGCCGCGCGGGCCTTCGAACTCGGGCTGCTCATCGAGACGTCGGGCCCCGAGAGCGAGGTCGTGAAGCTGCTTCCCGCGCTCACGATCACCCCCGACGAGCTGGACGAGGGCCTCAGCGTCCTCGCCCGCTCCGTACGAGAGACCGTCTGA
- a CDS encoding transporter substrate-binding domain-containing protein, whose amino-acid sequence MKTILGRRTRILAATTATAGLLLVAGCSSDDGGSGSKTAAGGVELVKAGQLTTCTHLPYPPFQSEIDGKVQGFDVSLIDLVAKNLGVKQEILDTPFENFKTGAFLNSGECDVAAAGMTITEERKKNVDFSDPYFDATQALLVDKDSGITSLADAKAKKVKLGAQAQTTGEDYAKSQGFDPVSFESSDAVLNGLRSGQVKAVVIDYPVVQGWLKDKANSDAFSVAEQINTGEQYGFTVKKGNTKLLAAINKALADAKADGTYKKLYEKWIGPYDASAASASPSASAS is encoded by the coding sequence GTGAAGACGATCCTCGGGCGCCGGACCCGCATCCTGGCCGCCACCACCGCGACGGCCGGGCTCCTGCTCGTGGCCGGCTGCTCCTCGGACGACGGCGGCAGCGGCAGCAAGACCGCCGCCGGTGGCGTCGAGCTCGTCAAGGCGGGCCAGCTCACCACCTGCACCCATCTGCCCTACCCGCCCTTCCAGTCGGAGATCGACGGCAAGGTGCAGGGCTTCGACGTGTCGCTGATCGACCTGGTCGCCAAGAACCTCGGCGTGAAGCAGGAGATCCTCGACACCCCGTTCGAGAACTTCAAGACGGGCGCCTTCCTCAACTCCGGCGAGTGCGACGTCGCCGCGGCCGGCATGACCATCACCGAGGAGCGCAAGAAGAACGTCGACTTCTCCGACCCGTACTTCGACGCCACCCAGGCCCTCCTCGTCGACAAGGACAGCGGGATCACCTCCCTCGCCGACGCCAAGGCCAAGAAGGTCAAGCTCGGCGCCCAGGCCCAGACCACCGGCGAGGACTACGCCAAGAGCCAGGGCTTCGACCCGGTCTCCTTCGAGTCCTCCGACGCCGTCCTCAACGGTCTGCGCTCCGGCCAGGTCAAGGCCGTCGTCATCGACTACCCGGTGGTCCAGGGCTGGCTGAAGGACAAGGCCAACTCCGACGCCTTCTCGGTCGCCGAGCAGATCAACACCGGTGAGCAGTACGGCTTCACGGTGAAGAAGGGCAACACCAAGCTCCTCGCCGCCATCAACAAGGCCCTCGCCGACGCCAAGGCCGACGGCACCTACAAGAAGCTGTACGAGAAGTGGATCGGCCCGTACGACGCGTCCGCGGCCTCCGCCTCTCCGTCCGCGTCGGCTTCCTGA
- a CDS encoding pyridoxal-phosphate-dependent aminotransferase family protein: MTHPFLDLAPLSAAHFASIEDRVARLLSTSQDVVIMQGEALLPLEGAIRGTAGPGTVALNVITGPYGQTFGDWLRDCGAKVIDLAVPFHSAVTAEQIREAFAEHPSIDFVSLVHAEAATGNTNPVAEIGEVVRAHGALFYLDAVASIGAEPVLPDAWGVDLCVIGAQKAMGGPAGVSAVSVSERAWARMAANPRAPRRSYLSLLDWKERWVDGGRRALLHAPAQLEMLALEACVERIEEVGPAAVMAQHASAAAATRAGAVALGGGLEPYVYEARDAAPVATTLRAPSGVVASELVARALASDPALPLVAGGGALAKEMIRVNHYGADATPGAVRASLAALGAALAERGLDVDVEGALRAVEGEWR; the protein is encoded by the coding sequence GTGACGCACCCGTTCCTTGACCTGGCCCCGCTGAGCGCCGCGCACTTCGCGTCGATCGAGGACCGTGTGGCACGGCTGCTGAGCACCTCGCAGGACGTCGTGATCATGCAGGGCGAGGCACTGCTGCCGCTGGAGGGGGCCATCAGGGGGACGGCGGGACCGGGGACCGTCGCACTGAACGTCATCACCGGCCCCTACGGGCAGACCTTCGGTGACTGGCTGCGGGACTGCGGGGCGAAGGTCATCGACCTCGCCGTGCCCTTCCACAGCGCCGTCACGGCGGAGCAGATCCGGGAGGCCTTCGCGGAGCACCCGTCGATCGACTTCGTGTCTCTGGTGCACGCGGAGGCGGCGACCGGAAACACCAACCCGGTCGCGGAGATCGGCGAGGTCGTGCGGGCGCACGGGGCGCTGTTCTACCTGGACGCGGTGGCGTCGATCGGCGCGGAGCCGGTGCTGCCGGACGCGTGGGGGGTCGACCTGTGCGTGATCGGGGCGCAGAAGGCGATGGGCGGGCCGGCCGGCGTGTCGGCGGTGTCGGTGAGCGAGCGGGCATGGGCGCGGATGGCGGCGAACCCGCGGGCGCCGCGCCGGTCGTACCTCTCGCTGCTGGACTGGAAGGAGCGGTGGGTCGACGGTGGCCGGCGTGCGCTGCTCCACGCGCCGGCGCAGCTGGAGATGCTGGCCCTTGAGGCATGCGTCGAGCGGATCGAGGAGGTCGGGCCGGCCGCGGTGATGGCTCAGCACGCTTCGGCCGCCGCGGCGACTCGGGCGGGCGCCGTGGCGCTCGGCGGGGGGCTTGAGCCGTACGTGTACGAGGCCCGGGACGCGGCGCCGGTCGCGACGACGCTGCGGGCGCCGTCGGGGGTGGTGGCGTCGGAGCTGGTGGCTCGGGCGCTGGCCTCCGATCCGGCGCTGCCGCTGGTCGCGGGTGGGGGTGCGCTGGCCAAGGAGATGATCCGGGTCAACCACTACGGGGCGGACGCCACGCCGGGGGCGGTTCGGGCGAGTCTGGCGGCGCTGGGCGCCGCGCTGGCGGAGCGTGGGCTGGATGTGGATGTGGAGGGGGCGTTGCGGGCGGTGGAGGGTGAGTGGCGGTAG